One segment of Panicum virgatum strain AP13 chromosome 1K, P.virgatum_v5, whole genome shotgun sequence DNA contains the following:
- the LOC120697154 gene encoding transcription factor LAF1-like: MGCRSCEKPKMNYRKGLWSPEEDQRLRDYILKHGLGCWSAVPAKAGLQRNGKSCRLRWINYLRPGLKRGMFSQEEEDVVINLQAKLGNKWSQIAMHLPGRTDNEVKNYWNSYLKKRVMQAQGGSNPKSPAELTSMSTTEPAMSMSMSMHHHHHAKNSSGSTTTSHDQDANISSNGLSGPAPLAQQPFDHQAQQQPKNFVFSDWVPKPESYSVCTHWPASTASSGNVTPSHGGAFGDQMSGSYGALPPHPDNQAVVGSHGAAATGIAGSGYFDLLNMGDIYGGFSSTNDDLLF; this comes from the exons atggGGTGCCGGTCCTGCGAGAAGCCCAAGATGAACTACCGGAAGGGGCTGTGGTCACCTGAGGAGGACCAGAGGCTCAGGGACTACATCCTCAAGCATGGCCTCGGCTGCTGGAGTGCTGTTCCCGCAAAGGCTG GTCTCCAGAGAAACGGCAAGAGCTGCCGCCTGCGTTGGATCAACTACTTGAGGCCCGGATTAAAGCGTGGAATGTTCTctcaggaggaggaagacgtcGTCATCAACCTTCAAGCCAAGCTGGGCAACAA GTGGTCGCAGATTGCGATGCATCTGCCCGGGAGGACCGACAACGAGGTGAAGAACTACTGGAACTCGTACCTGAAGAAGAGGGTGATGCAGGCCCAGGGCGGCTCCAACCCCAAGAGCCCAGCCGagctcacctccatgagcacCACCGAGCCGGCCATGTCCATGTCCATGTCcatgcaccaccaccaccacgccaaGAACAGCAGCGGCAGCACCACGACGTCGCACGACCAAGACGCCAACATCAGCAGCAACGGCCTGTCAGGCCCTGCGCCCCTAGCCCAGCAGCCGTTCGATCACCAGGCGCAGCAGCAGCCCAAGAACTTCGTCTTCTCCGACTGGGTGCCGAAGCCGGAGAGCTACTCGGTGTGCACGCACTGGCCCGCCTCCACGGCGAGCTCCGGCAACGTGACGCCGTCGCACGGCGGCGCCTTCGGGGACCAGATGAGCGGCAGCTacggcgcgctgccgccgcacccGGACAACCAGGCCGTCGTCGgcagccatggcgccgccgccaccggcattGCAGGTAGCGGGTACTTTGATCTGCTCAACATGGGGGACATCTACGGGGGGTTCAGCTCGACGAACGATGATCTGCTCTTCTGA
- the LOC120697318 gene encoding WD repeat-containing protein RUP2-like, translating to MSNPSYPASSSSAAAQHPQETTLQQQDQQSAGGASQAAGITLPPAAAAAFADDKDDNAELSPPRCEWEFRLAATVPSTALPGASDAIGSVDFDPTGRLLATGGIARRIRLYDVASLLLVDSGSDDTIAGPGPAACICVPAKLSSVRWRPAGAAAVGCGDYDGVVTEYDVERGVAAWERDEHAGRRVWSLDYAPPGGAAAMAASGSDDCTAHVWDPRAPSAGWATARAGGAVLCVEFDPSGAPQLAIGSADRRAVVYDVRALGRGAVASMDGHGRAVTYVRWAGAVAGAARRVVTSAADGTHRLWEWGGPAAAAAREVRSYSGHASARSFVGMGVWRGAGLVASGSESNHVFVYDLRWAKPLWVHPFVGGARGPATAGGGGGFVSAVAWRQGGDHDGGGALVAGGSDGVLQMFKCHRRKAAGDGDDASLLM from the coding sequence ATGAGCAACCCCTCTTATCCGGCCTCgtccagcagcgccgccgctcagcATCCCCAAGAGACGACCTTGCAGCAGCAAGATCAGCAATCCGCCGGAGGAGCCAGCCAGGCCGCCGGCATTACTCTCCCccctgctgcagctgcagcgttCGCCGACGACAAGGACGACAACGCCGAGCTGTCGCCTCCGCGGTGCGAATGGGAGTTCCGGCTGGCGGCCACCGTGCCGTCCACCGCCCTGCCGGGGGCGTCCGACGCCATCGGCAGCGTCGACTTCgaccccaccggccgcctcctcgccacCGGCGGCATCGCCCGGAGGATCCGGCTGTACGACGTGGCCTCCCTGCTGCTGGTGGATAGCGGCAGCGACGACACCAtcgccggccccggccccgcggCGTGCATCTGCGTGCCGGCGAAGCTGAGCAGCGTGCGGTGGcgcccggccggcgcggcggcggtggggtgcGGCGACTACGACGGCGTGGTGACGGAGTACGACGTGgagcgcggcgtggcggcgtgggAGCGCGACGAGCACGCGGGGCGGCGCGTGTGGTCGCTGGACTACGCGccccccggcggcgcggcggccatggcggcgtccGGGTCGGACGACTGCACGGCGCACGTGTGGGACCCGCGCGCCCCGTCGGCGGGCTGGGccaccgcgcgcgcgggcggcgccgtgCTGTGCGTGGAGTTCGACCCCTCGGGCGCGCCGCAGCTGGCCATCGGCTCGGCGGACCGGCGCGCGGTGGTGTACGACGTCCGCGCGCTGggccgcggcgccgtcgcctCGATGGACGGCCACGGGCGCGCCGTGACGTACGTGCGGTGGGCGGGCGCcgtggccggggcggcgcggcgggtggtGACGTCGGCGGCGGACGGGACCCACCGGCTGTGGGAGTGGggcggccccgcggcggcggcggcgcgggaggtgcGGTCGTACAGCGGCCACGCGAGCGCGCGGAGCTTCGTGGGGATGGGGGTGTGGCGCGGCGCGGGCCTCGTGGCCAGCGGCTCCGAGTCCAACCACGTCTTCGTCTACGACCTCCGGTGGGCCAAGCCCCTCTGGGTACACCCCTTCGTCGGAGGGGCCCGCGGCCCAGCcactgctggtggtggtggtgggttcGTCAGCGCGGTGGCGTGGCGACAGGGCGGcgaccacgacggcggcggcgcgctggtcGCCGGCGGGTCGGACGGCGTGCTCCAGATGTTCAAGTGCCATCGGCGGAAGGCGGCCGGGGACGGCGACGACGCTTCTCTTCTCATGTGA
- the LOC120697236 gene encoding 60S ribosomal protein L7-3-like, translating to MSSAEAKAAAVPESVLRKRKRGDQWAADKKEKALADRKKALESRKAIFARAEQYAQEYDAQEKELVQLKREARLKGGFYVSPEAKLLFVIRIRGINAMHPKTRKILQLLRLRQIFNGVFLKVNKATINMLRRVEPYVAYGYPNLKSVRELIYKRGYGKLNKQRIPLSYNNVIEEGLGNHNIICIEDLVHEIMTVGPHFKEANNFLWPFKLKAPLGGLKKRNHYVEGGDAGNRENYINELLKRMN from the exons ATGTCGtcggcggaggcgaaggcggcggcggtgccggagTCGGTGCTGCGGAAGCGCAAGCGCGGGGACCAGTGGGCGGCGGACAAGAAGGAGAAGGCGCTCGCGGACAGGAAGAAGGCGCTCGAGAGCCGCAAGGCCATCTTCGCGCGCGCCGAGCAGTACGCGCAGGAGTACGACGCGCAG GAGAAGGAGCTTGTGCAGCTCAAGCGTGAGGCCCGGCTCAAGGGTGGGTTCTATGTGAGCCCTGAGGCCAAGCTTCTGTTTGTGATCCGCATCCGTGG TATCAATGCCATGCACCCTAAGACCCGCAAGATCCTGCAGCTCCTGCGTTTGAGGCAGATCTTCAATGGTGTTTTCCTCAAGGTTAACAAGGCCACCATTAACATGCTGCGCAGGGTGGAGCCATACGTTGCGTATGG GTATCCAAACCTGAAGAGTGTAAGGGAATTGATTTACAAGAGGGGTTATGGAAAGCTGAACAAGCAGAGGATTCCTCTGAGCTACAACAATGTCATTGAGGAG GGCCTCGGGAACCACAACATCATCTGCATCGAGGATCTTGTCCATGAGATCATGACCGTTGGTCCACATTTCAAGGAGGCCAACAACTTCCTGTGGCCATTCAAGCTGAAGGCACCACTTGGTGGCCTGAAGAAGAGGAACCACTATGTCGAGGGTGGTGATGCTGGTAACCGCGAGAACTACATCAACGAGCTCCTCAAGAGGATGAACTAG